The proteins below come from a single Ruegeria sp. THAF33 genomic window:
- a CDS encoding dual specificity protein phosphatase family protein: MSQLVIYALQVGGGTLALTSMPGRGGDYSSDLDMIAAWQPGLVVSMTTDVEMLQDGAQEFGSDIQSRASRWVHLPIEDFGAPTKAIDDAWPSVSAAARHALSGGGRVLVHCRGGCGRSGMVVLRLMVECGERADTALQRLRAVRPCAVETDAQLAWASRRAQAQVSLDSD, translated from the coding sequence ATGTCGCAGTTGGTGATCTACGCCCTGCAAGTTGGTGGCGGAACGCTGGCACTGACCTCGATGCCCGGACGCGGCGGAGATTACTCCAGCGATCTGGATATGATCGCAGCCTGGCAGCCGGGGCTTGTTGTTTCGATGACGACGGATGTCGAAATGCTTCAGGACGGGGCGCAGGAATTTGGCAGCGATATTCAAAGCCGCGCCAGCCGATGGGTTCACCTGCCGATCGAAGATTTCGGAGCGCCCACAAAAGCGATTGATGACGCGTGGCCGTCCGTCAGCGCCGCAGCCCGGCACGCGCTTTCCGGCGGAGGTCGCGTATTGGTGCACTGCCGCGGGGGATGTGGCAGGTCAGGTATGGTTGTCCTTCGGCTTATGGTCGAATGCGGCGAACGCGCGGACACGGCGCTGCAACGATTGCGGGCGGTGCGCCCTTGCGCCGTCGAAACGGATGCGCAACTGGCCTGGGCCTCTCGGCGCGCCCAGGCACAGGTCAGTCTGGATTCAGATTGA
- a CDS encoding DNA polymerase III subunit gamma/tau has protein sequence MTDSSSPAYQVLARKYRPETFADLVGQDAMVRTLKNAFAADRIAQAFIMTGIRGTGKTTTARIIAKGMNCIGPDGTGGPTTEPCGQCEHCVAIMEGRHVDVMEMDAASRTGVNDIREIIDSVRYRAASARYKIYIIDEVHMLSTSAFNALLKTLEEPPAHVKFIFATTEIRKVPVTVLSRCQRFDLRRIEPEDMIGLLRKIAEAENAQIAEDALALITRAAEGSARDATSLLDQAISHGAGETTADQVRAMLGLADRGRVLDLMDMILRGDAAEALTELSGQYAEGADPLAVLRDLAEITHWVSVVKITPDAAQDPTVSPDERTRGQHMAEALPMRVLTRMWQMLLKALEEVSAAPNAMMAAEMAVIRLTHVADLPSPEELIKRLQDAPPPPPGGPNGGVSISRPGTGPAPAGAAHPPAYAPSPRGAGGAPVAALAQDSQTALARYPTFDHVVELIRTNRDVKLLVEVENGVRLVSYQPGRIEFTPAAQAPADLAPRLGSALQRWTGNRWAVSIVSDGEAPTIAEIRDEAELALKSEAEKHPLVQAVLAQFPKAKITRIETPEQRAAKVETEALPEVEDEWDPFEED, from the coding sequence ATGACAGACAGCTCCAGCCCCGCCTATCAGGTTCTCGCCCGCAAATATCGCCCGGAAACCTTTGCCGATCTAGTGGGTCAGGATGCCATGGTGCGCACCCTAAAAAACGCGTTTGCGGCCGACCGGATCGCGCAGGCCTTCATCATGACCGGCATTCGCGGCACCGGCAAAACCACGACCGCAAGGATCATCGCCAAAGGGATGAACTGCATCGGACCCGACGGAACCGGTGGCCCCACGACCGAGCCCTGCGGTCAGTGTGAACATTGTGTCGCCATCATGGAAGGCCGCCATGTCGACGTGATGGAGATGGACGCCGCCAGCCGTACGGGCGTCAACGATATCCGCGAGATCATTGACAGTGTCCGCTATCGCGCCGCCAGCGCGCGTTACAAGATTTATATCATCGACGAGGTTCATATGCTCTCGACCAGCGCGTTCAACGCGCTGCTCAAGACGTTGGAAGAACCGCCCGCGCATGTGAAGTTCATCTTCGCAACCACTGAAATCCGCAAAGTCCCTGTCACCGTGCTGTCCCGCTGCCAGCGTTTCGACCTGCGCCGGATCGAACCCGAAGACATGATTGGCCTGCTGCGCAAGATCGCCGAAGCGGAAAACGCCCAGATCGCCGAAGACGCGCTGGCGCTGATCACCCGAGCAGCGGAAGGATCGGCGCGGGATGCGACCTCGTTGCTGGATCAGGCGATTTCGCATGGGGCTGGTGAGACGACCGCCGATCAGGTCCGTGCAATGCTTGGACTGGCAGACCGTGGCCGGGTTCTGGACCTTATGGATATGATCCTGCGCGGCGATGCCGCCGAAGCACTTACCGAGTTGAGCGGCCAATACGCCGAAGGCGCGGACCCGCTGGCGGTGCTGCGCGATCTGGCCGAGATCACGCATTGGGTGTCCGTCGTCAAGATCACGCCTGACGCGGCGCAGGACCCGACGGTTTCTCCGGACGAACGGACCCGGGGCCAACACATGGCCGAGGCTCTGCCGATGCGGGTTCTGACCCGGATGTGGCAAATGCTGCTGAAGGCGCTCGAGGAAGTCTCGGCAGCCCCCAACGCCATGATGGCCGCCGAAATGGCCGTTATTCGCCTGACCCATGTGGCGGATTTGCCCAGCCCCGAAGAGCTGATCAAACGATTGCAAGATGCCCCGCCACCGCCGCCGGGCGGGCCCAATGGCGGCGTTTCGATATCCCGACCGGGCACCGGTCCGGCGCCGGCTGGCGCGGCCCATCCACCTGCCTATGCGCCGTCCCCTCGCGGTGCCGGTGGCGCACCGGTTGCAGCCCTGGCGCAGGATTCCCAGACGGCTCTTGCCCGGTACCCAACCTTCGACCACGTGGTGGAACTGATCCGGACAAATCGCGACGTGAAGTTGCTGGTCGAGGTGGAAAACGGCGTGCGCCTCGTCTCCTATCAACCCGGACGAATCGAATTTACGCCCGCCGCCCAGGCACCGGCAGATCTGGCGCCACGACTGGGCTCTGCCTTGCAACGCTGGACAGGAAATCGGTGGGCTGTCTCGATCGTCTCGGACGGTGAAGCCCCCACAATTGCAGAAATACGGGACGAGGCCGAGCTGGCACTGAAATCCGAGGCCGAAAAACACCCGTTGGTGCAGGCGGTACTGGCGCAATTCCCAAAGGCGAAAATCACCAGGATCGAAACGCCGGAGCAACGCGCGGCCAAGGTCGAGACCGAAGCGCTTCCCGAGGTGGAAGACGAGTGGGACCCGTTCGAGGAAGACTGA
- a CDS encoding YbaB/EbfC family nucleoid-associated protein → MLKGLGGLGGLGDMAKMMKSAQDLQTKMTEMQEELNNMMVVGESGAGLVKATATAKGELKGLDIDPSIFNGDDKEVVEDLILAAIKDAQTKATERSQEEMAKLTESMGLPADIKLPF, encoded by the coding sequence ATGCTGAAAGGACTCGGCGGGCTTGGCGGTCTGGGCGACATGGCCAAGATGATGAAATCCGCGCAGGACCTGCAAACCAAGATGACCGAAATGCAGGAAGAGCTGAACAACATGATGGTTGTCGGCGAATCCGGTGCAGGCCTGGTCAAGGCAACGGCGACAGCCAAGGGTGAACTCAAAGGTCTGGATATCGACCCGTCGATCTTCAACGGCGATGACAAGGAAGTGGTCGAAGACCTGATCCTGGCCGCCATCAAGGATGCGCAGACCAAGGCAACCGAACGTTCGCAGGAAGAAATGGCCAAGCTGACCGAAAGCATGGGCTTGCCCGCAGACATCAAGCTGCCGTTCTGA
- the recR gene encoding recombination mediator RecR, translating into MSSNSDIDNLIDLMAKLPGLGPRSARRAVLHLIRKRALLLTPLSDAMQQVAITARECLNCGNVGTTDICDICNDEARATGELCVVEDVADLWAMERAGVFKGRYHVLGGTLSALDGVGPDELRIPRLKDRVVAEGISEVILALNATVDGQTTAHYIADQLEGQVRLTSLAQGVPIGGELDYLDDGTITAALRARKEI; encoded by the coding sequence ATGAGTTCGAACAGCGACATCGACAACCTGATCGACCTGATGGCCAAACTGCCGGGCCTGGGCCCGCGCTCGGCCCGCCGCGCGGTTCTGCACCTGATCCGAAAACGCGCCCTGCTGCTGACGCCCCTGTCTGATGCCATGCAGCAGGTCGCGATCACGGCCCGGGAATGCCTGAATTGCGGCAACGTGGGCACCACTGACATCTGCGACATCTGCAACGATGAAGCCCGCGCAACCGGCGAGCTCTGCGTGGTCGAAGACGTCGCCGATCTGTGGGCGATGGAGCGTGCCGGAGTGTTCAAAGGGCGCTATCACGTTCTGGGTGGCACGCTGTCGGCGTTGGACGGGGTCGGCCCCGACGAGTTGCGCATTCCCCGCCTCAAGGACCGGGTTGTGGCCGAAGGGATTTCCGAAGTCATCCTGGCGCTGAACGCCACCGTAGATGGCCAGACCACCGCCCACTACATCGCCGATCAGCTTGAGGGGCAGGTCCGCCTGACTTCGCTGGCGCAGGGTGTGCCTATTGGCGGAGAACTGGATTATCTGGACGACGGGACGATCACGGCCGCGCTGCGGGCGCGGAAGGAAATCTAG
- a CDS encoding lactoylglutathione lyase family protein, with product MSQFPRTFSHIGLSVPNVDEAVKFYSEVLGFYVIMPPTDVVEDDSDIGVMCTDVFGPDWRKLRIAHLATADRIGIELFEFDGNYEPENNIDFRRNGTFHFCIQDPDVEGLVEKIVQAGGKQRMPIRHYYPGEKPYRMVYVEDPFGIVFEIYSHSYELTYSSGAYT from the coding sequence ATGTCTCAGTTTCCAAGGACTTTTTCACATATCGGGTTGTCTGTTCCCAACGTGGACGAAGCCGTGAAGTTCTATTCCGAGGTCTTGGGTTTTTACGTCATCATGCCGCCCACGGACGTGGTCGAGGATGACTCGGATATTGGCGTTATGTGCACGGATGTTTTTGGCCCGGACTGGAGGAAACTGCGTATCGCGCATCTCGCGACAGCGGACAGGATTGGAATTGAACTCTTCGAGTTTGACGGGAATTACGAGCCTGAAAACAACATCGATTTCCGCAGAAATGGCACGTTTCACTTTTGCATTCAGGACCCTGACGTCGAAGGTCTGGTCGAAAAGATTGTGCAGGCTGGTGGAAAACAGAGGATGCCGATACGGCACTACTATCCCGGAGAAAAGCCTTACCGAATGGTCTATGTTGAAGACCCCTTTGGTATCGTATTCGAAATCTACAGCCACTCGTATGAGCTGACCTACTCGTCTGGTGCATATACCTGA
- a CDS encoding ribonuclease T2, translating into MRQGITGLVLWILSAVAALAEGEKAGEFDYYVLSLSWSPNWCAREGDARGSDQCDDRHDHGWILHGLWPQFHQGWPSYCRTPESPPSRRMTREMEDIQGSSGLAWHQWKKHGTCSGLSASDYFALSRRAYEAVKRPEVLRKLDSSVRLPASVVEEAFLKANPELERDMITITCKQGYIEEVRLCLSRDLDPVPCGRDVIRDCTAKDALFDPIR; encoded by the coding sequence ATGCGCCAAGGGATTACGGGGCTGGTTTTGTGGATCTTGAGCGCGGTCGCTGCGCTGGCCGAGGGCGAAAAGGCGGGCGAGTTCGATTACTACGTGCTGTCGCTCAGCTGGTCGCCCAACTGGTGCGCCCGCGAAGGTGACGCGCGCGGCTCGGATCAATGTGACGATCGGCATGATCACGGCTGGATACTGCACGGGTTATGGCCACAGTTCCATCAGGGCTGGCCGTCCTACTGCCGTACCCCCGAAAGCCCACCTTCGCGACGCATGACGCGGGAAATGGAGGATATTCAGGGCAGCTCCGGCCTTGCGTGGCATCAATGGAAGAAACACGGCACATGCTCGGGATTGTCGGCATCCGACTACTTTGCCTTGTCCCGGCGGGCTTATGAAGCGGTCAAGCGCCCTGAGGTGCTCCGCAAGCTGGATTCATCCGTCAGACTGCCGGCTTCGGTGGTCGAGGAGGCATTCCTGAAGGCCAACCCTGAGTTGGAGCGCGACATGATCACGATCACCTGCAAACAGGGCTATATCGAAGAAGTCCGCCTGTGCCTGTCCCGCGATCTTGATCCCGTACCCTGTGGCCGCGACGTGATCCGTGACTGCACGGCAAAGGACGCCCTGTTCGATCCGATTCGTTAA
- a CDS encoding DUF1013 domain-containing protein, whose product MAKPLMAKATAVWLVDNTTISFKQIADFVGMHELEVQGIADGDVAAGVKGFDPIANNQLTQEEIDAAQNNPLHKLKLKFNPSAAGEEKRRGPRYTPLSKRQDRPNSILWLVKFHPELSDGQIAKLVGTTKPTIQSIRERTHWNIANMQPIDPVALGLCKQSELDTAVQKAAAKKAAEGGVMSDDERRKLVSTEQSLEMDAAPKIPTAIEGLETFSLSDEPSEEKEDEPIIDADSFFNLPKGGADDEDEDDLRP is encoded by the coding sequence ATGGCAAAACCGCTTATGGCCAAGGCAACCGCCGTATGGCTGGTGGACAACACCACGATCAGCTTCAAGCAGATCGCGGATTTCGTAGGAATGCACGAGTTGGAAGTGCAGGGTATCGCTGATGGTGACGTCGCCGCCGGCGTCAAGGGCTTTGACCCGATCGCCAACAACCAGCTGACCCAGGAAGAAATCGACGCGGCACAGAACAACCCGCTTCACAAGCTGAAGCTAAAGTTCAACCCATCGGCCGCCGGCGAGGAAAAGCGCCGTGGCCCGCGTTACACGCCGCTTTCGAAACGTCAGGACCGTCCGAACTCGATCCTGTGGCTGGTCAAGTTCCACCCGGAACTCAGCGACGGCCAGATTGCCAAGCTGGTCGGCACCACCAAACCCACCATCCAGTCGATCCGCGAACGCACGCACTGGAACATCGCCAACATGCAGCCGATTGATCCTGTTGCTCTGGGTCTGTGCAAACAGTCCGAACTGGACACGGCCGTGCAGAAAGCGGCGGCCAAGAAAGCAGCTGAAGGCGGCGTGATGAGCGATGACGAACGTCGCAAGCTGGTCTCGACCGAGCAGTCGCTGGAAATGGACGCAGCGCCGAAAATCCCGACCGCAATTGAAGGTCTGGAAACCTTCTCGCTGTCCGACGAGCCGTCGGAAGAGAAAGAAGACGAGCCGATCATCGACGCAGACAGCTTTTTCAACCTGCCCAAGGGTGGGGCGGATGACGAAGACGAAGACGATCTTCGTCCGTAA
- a CDS encoding permease, with translation MAELTQNPRMTAKVALDLIKTPWTLIVVILAAVAILDPGNLPEVVTFAAKALAHTGQYILFAVLLLSYLKATGAEVMVARAFEGRETRMIFLAALFGGLAPFCSCEVIPFIAGLLALGAPLSAVMAFWLSSPLIDPPTLLITAGALGWPFAIGKAVAAVALGLFGGFAVRLLMRNGAFAQPLREYKPAGCCGCGPKTDDKPIWKFWQEPERRARFRSEFVHNGLFLLKWLALAYVLEALLVNYVPADLIAGLVGGEGVLPIVVAALVGMPAYLNSYVAPPLLAGLMEQGMTAGAAMSFMVAGAVSSIPAMAAVWSLVKPRVFATYLTLGVGGAIVAGIIFQLV, from the coding sequence ATGGCTGAATTGACACAGAACCCGCGCATGACTGCCAAAGTGGCGCTGGACCTGATCAAGACACCCTGGACGCTGATCGTCGTCATTCTGGCGGCGGTGGCAATCCTGGATCCCGGAAACTTGCCCGAGGTGGTGACATTTGCAGCCAAGGCTCTGGCGCATACAGGGCAGTATATTCTGTTTGCAGTGCTTCTGCTGTCTTACCTCAAGGCGACCGGCGCAGAGGTGATGGTGGCGCGTGCCTTTGAGGGGCGCGAAACCCGGATGATCTTTCTGGCTGCCTTGTTCGGTGGTCTTGCACCGTTCTGTTCTTGCGAGGTTATCCCCTTTATTGCGGGTCTTCTGGCCCTTGGTGCGCCGTTGTCCGCAGTCATGGCGTTCTGGCTCAGCTCACCCTTGATCGATCCGCCGACGCTTTTGATAACCGCCGGTGCACTGGGATGGCCCTTTGCCATCGGCAAGGCTGTTGCGGCTGTTGCGCTTGGCTTGTTCGGTGGGTTCGCGGTTCGGTTGCTGATGCGCAACGGCGCGTTTGCCCAGCCCTTGCGCGAATACAAGCCCGCCGGGTGCTGCGGATGTGGTCCGAAAACGGATGACAAACCGATCTGGAAATTCTGGCAGGAGCCTGAGCGCCGCGCCCGGTTCCGTTCGGAATTCGTGCACAACGGTCTGTTCCTGTTGAAATGGCTTGCGCTGGCTTATGTCCTCGAGGCGCTTTTGGTAAACTATGTCCCCGCCGACCTGATCGCAGGCTTGGTTGGCGGAGAAGGCGTGCTGCCGATCGTCGTTGCTGCGCTGGTGGGTATGCCGGCATACCTGAACTCCTACGTGGCGCCGCCTTTGCTGGCAGGGTTGATGGAGCAAGGTATGACAGCGGGTGCGGCCATGTCGTTCATGGTTGCCGGTGCCGTCAGTTCCATCCCGGCGATGGCTGCGGTCTGGTCATTGGTCAAACCACGTGTCTTTGCAACCTATCTGACCCTGGGGGTCGGTGGCGCAATCGTGGCTGGTATCATCTTTCAATTGGTTTGA
- a CDS encoding helix-turn-helix transcriptional regulator, protein MWEAAAAGFSAMGSEARLKVLKTLVRAGKAGLTVGEIQDRTGIAPSTLAHHLRFLAAGGVVEQEKAGRTTINRANYDELRNLAQFILSECCADEVGKAANDG, encoded by the coding sequence ATGTGGGAAGCTGCTGCGGCCGGATTTTCTGCCATGGGCTCTGAAGCTCGGCTGAAAGTCCTCAAGACGCTGGTCCGGGCTGGCAAAGCCGGATTGACCGTTGGCGAGATACAGGACCGGACAGGGATTGCCCCGTCGACCCTGGCCCATCACCTGCGGTTTCTTGCAGCCGGTGGTGTGGTCGAACAGGAAAAGGCCGGTCGAACCACGATCAACCGCGCCAATTACGACGAATTGAGAAATCTGGCGCAATTCATTCTCAGCGAGTGCTGCGCTGACGAAGTTGGAAAGGCTGCGAACGATGGCTGA
- a CDS encoding PLP-dependent aminotransferase family protein, translating into MGISVDTFFLELNGQGTLQAQIQQMIAEGILSGRFHVGEKLPSSRKLAAHLGVSRITVTLAYTELLANDYLTAKGRSGYYVSQNAPVPPKYSPVQRGTESVDWDNALARRFLDSDVLPKPSDWREYRYPFIYGQADRTLFDHANWRLCAVRALGHKDFDSLTGDYVDQDDPLLIEFIARHTLPRRGIAARPEEILITLGAQNALWLASRILLTHNRTAVIEDPCYYALRSLLNHWDCAVTPLSVDRDGLPPEAIPDEADVIFTTPSHQSPTTATMPIDRRNQLLDRARDLDAMVVEDDYEFEMAFRGAPSPALKSMDRDGRVIYVGSFSKSLFPGLRLGYMVGSEPFIREARALRSLVLRHPPGHIQRTAAYFLSLGHYDAQIRRMSKALQERRDAMDEAIAESGLTVAGRGVIGGSSMWMSAPEHIDTTQLALRLQNQSVHIEPGAPFFSGPDRPQNFYRLGYSSIPTDRIAPGVKLIADAIRAV; encoded by the coding sequence ATGGGGATTTCGGTCGATACATTCTTTCTTGAGCTCAATGGTCAGGGCACATTGCAGGCCCAGATCCAGCAGATGATTGCCGAAGGCATCTTGTCCGGTCGCTTTCACGTCGGAGAAAAACTCCCTTCGTCACGCAAACTGGCCGCGCATCTGGGTGTCAGCCGAATAACGGTGACGTTGGCCTACACCGAACTTTTGGCCAATGACTACCTGACGGCCAAGGGGCGGTCCGGGTATTACGTTTCGCAAAACGCACCTGTCCCCCCCAAGTATTCGCCTGTCCAGCGCGGCACAGAATCCGTTGACTGGGACAATGCACTGGCGCGCCGCTTTCTGGACAGTGACGTTCTGCCAAAACCCAGCGACTGGCGAGAGTACCGTTATCCGTTCATCTACGGGCAGGCTGACCGAACCTTGTTTGACCACGCCAACTGGAGGTTATGCGCCGTCCGCGCGTTGGGACACAAGGATTTCGATTCGCTGACCGGAGATTACGTGGATCAAGATGATCCGTTGTTGATCGAATTTATTGCCCGTCACACTCTACCTCGACGTGGCATCGCGGCCCGCCCCGAAGAGATCCTGATCACTCTGGGCGCGCAGAACGCGCTCTGGCTGGCATCGCGCATCTTGCTGACCCACAATCGCACGGCCGTCATAGAAGACCCATGTTACTATGCGCTGCGAAGCCTTCTGAACCATTGGGATTGCGCGGTCACGCCCTTGAGCGTGGACCGGGACGGGCTGCCTCCCGAGGCGATTCCCGACGAAGCGGACGTCATCTTTACCACCCCCAGCCATCAAAGCCCGACAACCGCAACGATGCCGATCGACCGCCGCAACCAATTGCTGGACCGAGCACGCGATCTGGATGCGATGGTTGTCGAGGATGACTATGAGTTTGAAATGGCCTTCCGAGGCGCCCCTTCGCCGGCGCTGAAATCCATGGATCGGGATGGGCGCGTGATTTATGTCGGCAGTTTTTCCAAGTCGCTGTTTCCAGGATTGCGACTTGGGTACATGGTCGGCTCAGAGCCATTTATCCGCGAGGCGCGCGCGCTGCGCTCGTTGGTTCTGCGCCACCCGCCAGGCCACATTCAGCGCACGGCGGCGTATTTCCTGTCGTTGGGCCATTACGACGCGCAAATTCGGCGTATGTCGAAGGCCTTGCAAGAACGGCGCGACGCGATGGACGAAGCCATCGCGGAAAGTGGGCTGACCGTGGCTGGACGGGGTGTGATTGGCGGCTCTTCAATGTGGATGTCAGCCCCTGAGCACATCGACACAACTCAACTGGCATTAAGGCTGCAAAACCAGAGTGTTCACATTGAGCCGGGCGCACCGTTCTTCTCGGGGCCCGACAGGCCACAGAATTTCTATCGCTTGGGCTATTCCTCCATTCCAACAGACCGCATCGCGCCCGGCGTGAAACTGATCGCCGACGCAATTCGGGCCGTTTGA
- the xsc gene encoding sulfoacetaldehyde acetyltransferase encodes MKMTTEEAFVKVLQMHGIEHAFGIIGSAMMPISDLFPKAGIMFWDCAHEGSAGMMADGYTRATGKMSMMIAQNGPGITNFVTAVKTAYWNHTPLLLVTPQAANKTIGQGGFQEVEQMKLFEDMVAYQEEVRDPTRVTEVLNRVIMKAKRASAPAQINIPRDMWTQVVDVDLPAIVDFERPAGGETAVAQAAELLSTAKNPVILNGAGVVLSKGGIEASKALAERLDAPVCVGYQHNDAFPGSHPLFAGPLGYNGSKAGMELISEADVVLCLGTRLNPFSTLPGYGMEYWPAEAKIIQVDINPDRIGLTKKVTVGIVGDAAKVATGILNQLSDTAGDEGRDARKAKIAEKKSRWAQQLSSMDHEDDDPGTTWNQRARAAKPDWMSPRMAWRAIQAALPKEAIISSDIGNNCAIGNAYPSFEAGRKYLAPGLFGPCGYGLPAIVGAKIGCPDVPVVGFAGDGAFGIAVNELTAIGREEWPAVTQIVFRNYQWGAEKRNSTLWFDDNFVGTELDTKVSYAGIAQACGLKGVVARTQDELTAALNQAIEDQKNGITTLIEALINQELGEPFRRDAMKKPVAVAGISAEDMKAQEA; translated from the coding sequence ATGAAGATGACGACGGAAGAGGCGTTTGTTAAGGTTTTGCAGATGCACGGGATTGAGCATGCGTTCGGGATCATTGGATCCGCGATGATGCCGATCTCGGACTTGTTCCCGAAGGCCGGGATCATGTTCTGGGACTGTGCGCATGAAGGCAGCGCCGGGATGATGGCGGATGGCTACACCCGCGCGACCGGCAAGATGTCGATGATGATCGCGCAGAACGGCCCCGGCATCACCAATTTCGTGACCGCCGTAAAAACTGCCTATTGGAACCACACGCCGCTGCTGCTGGTCACGCCGCAGGCGGCGAACAAGACCATCGGTCAGGGCGGTTTCCAGGAAGTCGAGCAGATGAAGCTGTTCGAGGACATGGTCGCCTATCAGGAAGAGGTCCGCGACCCGACCCGCGTCACCGAGGTTCTGAACCGCGTGATCATGAAAGCCAAGCGCGCCAGCGCCCCGGCCCAGATCAACATCCCGCGTGACATGTGGACCCAGGTGGTTGATGTTGATCTGCCCGCCATCGTCGATTTCGAACGCCCTGCGGGCGGCGAAACCGCCGTGGCGCAGGCGGCCGAGCTGCTGTCGACCGCCAAGAACCCGGTGATCCTGAACGGTGCGGGCGTGGTTCTGTCCAAGGGCGGGATCGAGGCCTCGAAGGCGCTGGCCGAGCGTCTGGATGCGCCGGTCTGCGTGGGCTATCAGCACAACGACGCCTTCCCCGGCAGCCACCCTCTGTTTGCCGGTCCTCTGGGCTACAACGGCTCGAAAGCCGGGATGGAACTGATCAGCGAGGCCGATGTTGTTCTGTGCCTCGGCACCCGTCTGAACCCGTTCTCGACCCTGCCGGGCTATGGCATGGAATACTGGCCGGCCGAGGCCAAGATCATCCAGGTCGACATCAACCCCGACCGGATCGGCCTGACCAAGAAGGTCACCGTAGGCATCGTGGGTGACGCGGCCAAGGTGGCGACCGGCATCCTGAACCAGCTGAGCGACACCGCGGGCGACGAGGGCCGCGACGCGCGCAAGGCGAAGATCGCCGAGAAAAAGTCCCGCTGGGCCCAGCAGCTGAGCAGCATGGACCACGAGGATGATGATCCGGGCACCACCTGGAACCAGCGCGCCCGCGCGGCCAAGCCCGACTGGATGAGCCCCCGCATGGCGTGGCGCGCCATTCAGGCGGCGCTGCCGAAAGAGGCGATCATCAGCTCGGATATCGGCAACAACTGCGCCATCGGCAACGCCTATCCGTCCTTCGAGGCGGGCCGCAAATACCTGGCGCCGGGCCTGTTCGGCCCCTGCGGCTATGGCCTGCCGGCCATCGTCGGCGCCAAGATCGGCTGCCCGGACGTGCCGGTCGTGGGCTTTGCCGGTGACGGCGCCTTCGGCATCGCGGTGAACGAACTGACCGCGATCGGCCGCGAGGAATGGCCTGCCGTGACCCAGATCGTCTTCCGCAACTATCAGTGGGGCGCGGAAAAGCGCAACTCGACCCTGTGGTTCGATGACAACTTCGTCGGCACCGAACTGGATACCAAAGTGTCCTACGCCGGTATCGCGCAGGCCTGTGGTCTGAAGGGCGTCGTGGCCCGCACCCAGGACGAGCTGACCGCAGCCCTGAACCAGGCGATCGAGGATCAGAAGAACGGCATCACCACGCTGATCGAGGCCCTGATCAACCAGGAGCTCGGCGAACCCTTCCGCCGCGACGCAATGAAAAAACCCGTCGCCGTCGCAGGAATCTCGGCCGAAGACATGAAAGCTCAGGAAGCGTGA